The nucleotide sequence CAACAGAGTGACCAAAGGGCTTCACAGATAAAATAAAGTGGTAAAAGCACTAAGTGATAAAACAGAATGTCACATTatataaagcaaaaaaataaaacaaaacaacaaaatactaACATAACTGGCCTGCGGTCAAAGTAAGTCTTCAAGGGTCAGTGTTCTGCATGCTTTAGATGCTGGCCAGATAGAACTATTCATGTGTCAGAATTTACATTGTCAAAAAATACATTACGTTTAAAACTACAAttagataaataataaaataaaataattacatttgaaATCCAATAAGTAAAACTTATAGTTttagttaaaaccacaaatagaATGTTTGCCGTGTAAAGCCCCCTGTCCTGCAGTCTatcatgaaataattaaaggaaaatataaacgAACTTAGTTGTTGAGTAGTTTTATATCAATAGCAGAACATTTAAGtgattattttataatttaccTGCAATGATGAGAGGGTTCAGGATTCAGTTCTTAAGGACTGGGTTTATTGAATTCTGGCTCTTATGGACCTCCACATTTCCCACCGTCCCTGAACGCATCATCCCAGCTCATGAAGATCACGTGGTGTTTTGTTGACAGTTGGATAGGAAGAAAGATGGCGGCGCGCTGGAGCAGTGAGAATGTGGTGGTGGAGTTCCGGGACGCTcaggtgtttgtttgtttgtttgtttgtttgtttgttttagtgcTGACTCGGACGTTTCTGACCCGAAACTCAGAAGAGAACATTTTACCCGTAGAACCGAATCCAAACCTGGAACAGCTGAGTTAGCTGATGGACGGTGCGACTGGTCAGTTTTATCTTTGGTGGTCGATCATTTTGGATGGCGAATCACGTGGCGCTGCAGAATTAACCTTTATCACGTGACAACAGATGTCCATCTTCCCAGCGTCGTTAAATCTCTAGGTTCCGGTTGCTAAGGAGACTGGTGCTGCAGGGAAACCCAGGCATCATCAGCTGAAGTGTCCAGCTCCTGCTGAAGGATCCCAGAGTGTTATCCAGTCAAATGTGCTCCGAGACCAGGCTAGCTAATACTAATAATGCAATATTTCTCCACAGCTTGCAGTTGAAACCACTGCAGCTACATGTTCTCTAAGGGAGGGAAAGGTCCAAATCACAGCCACATAATGGATTTTAGTTCAGGGTTGGTGAGAAAACATTTGAGTTTTCCGCCTAAAATTCTGGCCTTTCGGTTCTGAATCTGAAATGGTGAGGTTAGCGGCACCCTTCAACCAATCCATGCCACACCGCTGGACAAGAACGTTTTCTTGTGGTGTTTTCATAATGAGACAGTTCAAGTCCAGCTGTTTTGAAAATAATCTGTCAAGATAGTGATACCTGGAAAACCTGGTGTTAACTGAGGCAGTGCCTGTTAGGAAAAGTTTGAGATCCTGAGGATTTgaggaatgctgcaagtcactgactggatgcaatctgctgggtttccgtagatagaaaaactttttatccaatttgaataaataactgaatctgactgcactgttcaatggttacgattaattggaatgtatgaacctgactgttgtgaagaaccttgagacgacatgtgttgtgaattggcgctatataaataaaactgaattgaattgatccaCATTTCTAAAAGGTTCTGGGTCTGCCCTGGGAATAACCTCCTAGAGGAGAAGCATCCTGATCAGCTGACCATCGCCTGTGAGTCAGTCTATCTCTTCTGTTGTGTTTCAGGCCACCGCCATGTCCGTGGACTGCCTGGGCTCTCACGCCGTGCTGTCAGGGTAAGTTCCTGTTGCATCACAGTCAACGGTTCCACTCCTGGCTTCTAACGATTATTTATCATCACTttgatttgttatttttatttcctttagtTTTGGTTCAGTATTTATGATTCAacagtaaatatttaattatctgaaataaaatgaataagtaAACATAGTTCTGTCTGTTTCCTTCCTGAGTACTAGTGGCAGTAAAAAAGGTGGAGATGTCTCCACGCAGGTCCAGATCTAACAATAATAACGGCGACCTGGACATCTCTCTATTGGTATCATCTAGAAGGCTACGTTCAGTCTGTTGAACTGATGTGTTTCACAGGTTAACTACTCCATAAATCCAGGAGGTTAGCCCCCATTTCTTGGGTTGTAGGAGGTACAGTAAGCCTGTCTGTGCCTGGTTGTTGATCCTAAATGCCTGGCCGGGGGTTATTCTGTGCCAAACTTTGCCTTCCTTCCTCAGGTTCTGCCCTCTGGCCTGTTTATTTCCAAGGAGGAGGTCAGAACCATTTGGTGTGTCCAGGTAGAGCATTACTGCTGTACGCTGCAACGGCGTAGGCTTTATGACCATCGGAACAGCTAGTAGTGTGCCACAGTGGGAAGGACCTGTTGAGTTGTCTGCATTGTTACTCTGATACGTTGATCTGTGGGTGCCGCTGCTCCTTCTGGTGTGGTTTCTCATTCCACTCTATGGGAAGCAACGAGGGACATGGCTTTATGAGACATCTGTGCAGCAGCATCCTGGGTCCACAGTGGCTTCAGCAGTCTTACCGCTGGCTTCACGGaaacacttttgttttgtgttgttagATATCCCTCAGACCTTTCAGTTCTcctgatataaactataaacgCGTGATCAGGTCTGTCTCCAGTTCAGAGGCTCTGCGGTAAATTATCTTCTACACATACAGGCCCggtatggagaaggactaccggttggcctcgaagcgattctggcaaaccgtccggcgcctcaggagggggaagcagtgctttgccaacactgtttatagtgggggcgggagactgctgacctcgactgaggacattattgggcggtggaaggagtacttcgaggatctcctcaatcctgccatcacgcattccctggtggaaacagaggctggggactcagggttggactttttcatcacccaggctgaagtcaccaaggtggttaaaaagctccgcggtggcaaggcttcgggggtggatgagatccgccctgagtacctcaagtctctggatgttgtagggctgtcatggttgacacgcctcttcaacattgcgtggcggtcggggacagtgcctctggactggcagactggggtggtggtccccctttataagaagggtgaccggagggtgtgttccaactacagggggatcacactcctcagcctccctggtaaggcctacgccagggtattggagaggagagtccgaccgatagtcgaacctcggcttcaggaggagcagtgtggttttcgtcctggccgtggaacactggaccagctctataccctctacagggtgctcgagggttcatgggagtttgcccaaccggttcacatgtgttttgtggacctggagaaggcattcgactgtgtccctcgtgatgccctgtggggggtgctccaggagtatggaatcgggggccctttattaggggccatccagtccctgtacgagcgtAGCAGGAGTTTGGAccgcattgccggcacaaagtcggacctgttcccggtgcatgttggactccggcagggctgccctttgtcgccggtcctgttcataacttttatggacaggatttctagacgcagccaagggccggagggggtctggtttggggaccagtggatttcgtctcttctttttgcggatgacgtggtcctgctggccccctctagccaagacctacagcatgcgctgtggcggttcgcagccgagtgtgaagcggctgggatgaggatcagctcctccaactccgaggccatggtacttgaccggaaaagggtggcttgtcctcttcaggttggaggggagttcctgcctcaagtggaggagtttaagtatctcggggtcttgttcacgagtgagggaagaatggagcgggagatcgacagacggatcggtgcagctgccacagtaatgggggcgctgtgccggtccattgtggtgaagagagagctgagctgaaaagcaaagctctcaatttactggtcggtctacgttcctaccctcacctatggccatgaactttgggtcatgaccgaaagaacgagatcacggatacaagcagctgaaatgagcttcctccgtagggtggccgggcactcccttagagatagggtgaggagctcggccatccgggaggagctcggagtagagccgctgctcctccacattgagtggagccagttgaggtggctcgggcatctataccggatgcctcctggatgccttcctcgggaggtgttccaggcacgtcccaccgggaggaggcccaggacacgctggagggactatgtctctcggctggcctggaaacgccttgagctccccctggaggagctggaggaggtgtctggagagagggacgtctgggcgtctctgctgagtctgctgcccccgtgacccggtcctggataagcggaagacgacgaacgaacgaacatacTGGCCCCTGAGGTTCTGGTCCAGCCTGTTTGTCTCAGTTCCAGTTGGTCTAAACTGTTTAATTATgcctctgactgtagatatggaCACGTTTAGATGTGGAGATGTTTTCTTCCCGAGTTATGAAGATCAGCACACATCTGTCACTTCAATGGGacgttctcttgtctttccttttCTCAAGAGTGGCTAACAGAAAGTTTTCTATTAAAGTTCTACCGTCCAAACATTTCGGTGCCAGTTTGTCTGGAAGAAGTTGCTGTCCTAAGTAGGTTGGTTCTTCTCTGAGAAGTGGACCCTTCAGCTGTTCTGCAGGTTCTGCTGAATGATGACAAACCATGCCTGAGAACATCATCAGCTGCTGTCTCTGTCTTTTATCCTGCTGAAGTTGTTTTTCTTGCTATATTCAGCCGCCGCTTCCTGTACATGGTGAACCTGGAGGCTCCGTCCGAAGCACCACGTAAAATCGGCCGCCACAGTAAGTGGGATGTCGGGACGGTCCAGTGGAACCCCCACAGATCGGAGGCTCACGTCTTCGCTGCCTCGGTGAGTTCTGCTCTTCATGATGAGGTCCAAACTGCTGCTGTGGAACGTCATGAATCTTTTTATCCAAACTGGAAACACGTGAACAGACCCAGCATGCTGCACATGCTCAGTGTGACCTGATGTTCTGTTAGCTGTAGTCAGAAGTTTCTCTCCACTCATCAGTTATCATAAATGTTGGATTAATTTCTATCTTTTCATCATTTATTTGAGACAGTTGTTACCTGGAGGGATATTTGAGTTTATGGTGgctcagatatttacatacagccCCAATCATGTTTGAGTCCTCGTCCCCTAGACTGTCATACATCCATTAACACTCTTCTGGTATCATTCTGGCTGACATCTGACCACTCCACTTGGCTGAACCGGTTCCTTTTGAACTGCTGGGTTTCCTGGAACGGACCCGACTTTTAATCATAGTCCATGAATAACCAACGGGGTCGATCTTTGGGAAGGTTAATCTTACCCagctgtgtccaagtttcaaccaactagctgttggtttttcattttcagttgaTCTGATTCCAGTCATGTCATTTTTCCACATGGAACAATCCCGCAAAAACCcaattccagttaaagtcccagaaATCTAATTGAAATAGATGAAAGTTTGTGTGACAGAACACCAGGATGTAGAAAAGCCAAGGGGAATGAGTTCCTTTGTatgagatggtttgaggtgtagTTGAAGAATTTGGGGCTAGCCCACCTTGTCCGGGTTCTCTGTGGACAGGGTCACTGGTGTTCCAGCTGTTAGTTCCTGAACATTCGTTTCATTTCAGCTAAGAACACTTTGGATCTTCCTGAGACACATGTAAAAACGTTGCAGTGATCTTAGCAGGCTTTGGTCTTGACGAGCCAGATGACTTTCTAGAACATTGAGCACCACCCATTAACCATGTAGCTGAATGTATGCATCTCTTAGAATCTGTATCAATAGTTTTGATTAATCAGCTGCTGCTTGGAGGTGGTTCTGGGGTCCAACAAGACATTCTGTGTGTTCTCAGAGCAACCAGCGTGTGGATCTGTACTTGTGGAGAGATGGCTGTGGAGAGGCTCACACATCCCTGCAGGGACACACCCGGGTCATCAGGTGACCTCAGATAGAAATCAAACGCACCTGTTTGCAGCTGAGTGCAGCCTGGactcactgtggtgtgtttgtgcttCCAGCGATCTAGACTGGTCCAGGTTCGATCCGGAGCTCCTGGTCACCAGCTCTGTGGACACTTACATCTACATCTGGGACACCAGGTAAGAGGAAAACTCCAGAACCAGTCTGACCTGATGGGACCCAGTAACCAAGTCATGTCCCTGTAAGCTGGGTTTTCCAACAACCACTACAGCCCTGCAAGCTCACGTTTGTCCTGCTGCTCCAATGTGATTCTGGAGGAAACTGGGATACAGAGAGGACCACCAGAGCCTCTGACTGAATGGAGATGATGTTCTCAGTGACTGAAccgatgtttgtgtttgtttgactCCACAGAGACACTCGGAAACCCACGGTGGCGCTCTCCGCTGTTGgtgagtgttttttctttgtcagaGTTATTAATCCCAGTTTACCTGAACGCACCGAGTCCCGTCAAACACAAGTTCTGTGAGGAATTCTGTGGATTTGTGGAATGATTTCCGGTTTGATTGTGTCTGTCTCAGCTGGAGCGGCTCAGGTGAAGTGGAATCGGAGAAACCAACATCTGCTGGCATCCAGTCATGATGGAGATGTTCGAATCTGGGACAAAAGGGTGAGATTAGTGTTTTCTGGATGTGCCGTTTACTCAGACAAATCCAATTCCTGACCTTGgatcaataaagctgattggTTCAGCATCCGGCTTTGGGATCATCTGCTCTGAGGTCTGGAAAAGAGTTGGGTGGCTATTAAAAAGCTGTGCTGGGAATTTGAGGAGATTCTGTTGtgaaatttttctacaacaccaCGAAAAGTAggaattttattttgtgaattgCTCCtaaactaaatgtgaaaaatgctgAATTCCAAATTTCCGCAGCTCAGCGGTGGTCtgattctccttcaggatgCTCCAAACATTCCCAACAGGAGACAGATCCGGACCACAGACTCGACAGTTTCAGGTGGTTCAGAATGAGCAGCTTTGGTCCTGCTAGACAAGTCCAGAGCTCAGAATCTGGAACCAAGCACTAAAATCTCTGTTTTGGTTGTCCTGGTGTTTCCTGATGACACGCCACCCTGTTGACCTTTCCTGTCCAACCCTGACACCTTCACCTGTCAATaacctgctgtttttcttttaggttCTATTTTCTAAATATGATTGGATCATTAAAAATGACAGATTTGCTGAAGGTTTTTGCTCCTGTCCTGGTTGTCTGTGTGTGAAACTGTTGGAGCTCCAAGTAAAACGCCAAACTCTGGGTCATGGTGTGTTTTTGGGAACTCTGAGCTCTCCTCATGTCTCCTCTGAACAGAAACCCAACACGGCGGTGGAGTACGTGGCCGCTCACCTGTCCAAGATCCATGGCCTCGACTGGCATCCAGACAACGAGTTCATCTTCGCTACATCCAGCCAGGACAACTCTGTCAGGGTGAGGACACACCTTGTCCCTGTCCTGATGTCTCAGTGGGGGGAAGATGAGAGGAAACAGGAAGTTGTTTCCAACAAGCTGATTCCCACACagctgctgtctgaaatcctgGAGAGCAGCAGATGATGCCTCTTTCTGATCTGAGTACTCGGTCCTAAAGTCTTAAAGAAAGGAGATCTGGAGAGCTTCTAAAGTCCAGAGAAAACATCAGCAGATCTGGATCCCAGTAACTTTTCCTTCCTGACctattaaaaacacaaagaaatcacGTCATTTTGAGAAAAACAGTAGAGAAAAATATGAGTACAgatacaaaaaacaaccaggttaaaatgaaaaagcaatcaCATTTAATTGATCTGAGTTCCTCCATCTGTTGGTCCATTTATTCTCTGGATCTCCTTCCAGATGGTAGGAGCTCAGGTTCGCCATGAAGTGGTGATGAGGGGAGTGAATGGTTGTCTTTGGCCTTTTGTCTGACTctctttagaacttagttcagGTCATTTAGAACCAATAATTTGGCTGAGCCACTTTTACTATTATTTCCATTAGATTTTTATCTCCTGCTGTTAGATCATCACCCAGGGAACCAGGTGATGAAAGCTAACGGACCACAGAAGTGTAGGAAATGGTCCTCAACCTTTTACACACCAAAATGAGCTCATCAGATGAAGAACAATCTTTGCTGACCTTATCAGAATTTCCACTAAATTTCCACTTCTTGTCAGTGACACCCAGGTTCTTATAGCCCTGAACCCGCTCCTCTGGTTCCCCTTTAATGGTGGACTGGACTTCTTCCTGAAATCTGTACACAAATCTCTGGTTTTGGTGACATTTACTTTTAAGTAGAAGTTGTCACCACCATTAGGAATATGCCTAATATGACACAGAACCATTCAACCGAACACGCTGGGAAGGGAGAAGAGTTGGGACAGAAGCATACCATAAGACGTTCTGCAGACAACGTGTTAAAACATATATTCATTAATGTGTTCTGGGTGTGTTTGTCTAGTTCTGGGATTACCGACAGCCCAGGAAGTACCTGAACATCTTGTCGTGTCAGGTGCCGGTGTGGAAGGCCAGGTACACGGTGAGTCTGATCCCACTGGAACTCCTGCTGAAGAATCTGACTCATATGATCAGTGGGACCTCCATCTGACGAattcaaacattaaaaacagatttctcTGTCTCTACGTGTCTTCCTGTACTCAGCCGTTCTCCAATGGTCTCGTCACCGTCATGGTTCCTCAGTTGAGGAGGGAGAACAGTCTGTTGCTGTGGAGCACGCTGGACCTCAACAGCCCTGTGCATGCCTTCGTTGGACACGATGACGTGGTGCTGGAGTTCCAGTGGCGGCCGCAGAAACAAGGTGAGACTGGGTGCAGCCCTCCCTAACTCCCCAGACGGCCACAGATTGGGACAGATAAACTCTCTCCTGTCTGCTGCTGTTTAGGCTCCAAGGACTCCCAGCTGGTCACCTGGTCCAGAGACCAGACTCTGAGGATATGGAGAGTGGATCCTCAGCTGCAGAAGGTTGGTGTGGAGCTGTAGAGTCGAGCTCAGAGAGACGAGGTTCTGCTATTCTGATTGGTTGTTCACTGTTTCATTGTGCAGCTGTGTGTCAGTGACATGGTGGAGGAGCTGATGGAGGGGATGACCCTCACTGTGGAGTCTGAGAAGTCTCTGACCTCCCAGGAGTCCGAGGGCCAGCAGGGCGTGGGTCCTGCTGCAGACATCATGCAGGGTAGGACCAGAAACAGGAGCTGGTCTGGCAGCTTCTGGAAGTTTAGATCTTTTCAGAGCTCATCTGAAGCTAAGATGAAACTTCTGAGGCAGAAATGACctttgaactttgtttttgctgcTTTATGGTTTAATCCAGTTTATTTGTGTTTAGCTCCAGTCTACAACAGATGTCTTCTTGAAGGAACATCACAGTGCAAACAGGTCCAGTTGTTCTTCAGTTATGGAGAATCTATTCAACTCAAACCAGTCCAGTCattaatttagatttagatCCAGTTACTGATCATTATAACCCTACTAATGGAACagtaccttcttccagcacCACTGGTTTCTGAACCAAGTTCAGGAATTTCAAGATCCCCAAGGTGGAAAATTATCCAAGAACTTCTAGATTCCAGCTTTGCTCATAGCAGTGATGTTTCTTGGGTGCTGCAGTAGTTCCTACTCAGACCCATGTGTTGGTGTCAGttcaggtttcctcaaagagtcgttgtagatgctgatggctgtgggcaggaaggatctcctgtaggtccgtcttacagcagatctgaagaagcctctgactgaagacactctgttgttgtaggacagtctcatgaagaggatgctcagggttctccattatgttcttcattttataagGAATCCTTCTTCTCACAgtcatctccagaggttccagaggagtctccagaacagagccagcgttcttcatcagcttgttgagcttttttaagtccctgggtctgatgctgctaccccagcaggtgatggcagaagagatcacactttccacaacagacttctaGAGATCCAAGTGGTCCATCAGCTCTCTCAGACTCGGACTTGTACTGGACGTCTGGGAGAGTAAAGTCTTCTTCATCTACGACCACAGAGCTCTTTCTGATGCTACCTAACTAAAGAGCAGAGAAATGTCCCAGTGCCCCAtcgttttattgaaaaatgaaatcaaactATTAATAAATGTCAACATATATTGTATAATAACTAAGAAAGCATATTAGTTCAACTGCAGTGTATTGGAATAAATAACTCTGCAATTAATAATGTGGTCTGACAGACAGTTTAGCACTGTGGACAGATGCCCCTCAGAGGTCATCTAATCTGACCTTCGAATGATCAACACAAGGCGGAAATCAGAACACATGAATGTTTGTCTGCTCTTCTTTAAGGTCCAGGGCCCGCTCAGCGATGGTTCAGAGGAGAACACCTAATCACAAAAGAAAATGATGATGGAGACAGTATTGCTTGCTGATGCAGTTGAATGAGACTTTTTCAGGGAACAGATTTTATTATGTTGCATCATTTTGAAAAGTGATCAGCCTGGAAGTTTTAGATTTGATCATTAGAGTTTAAATGTTGATTAGAGACCTTGGTgatatttaaagatatttttcagTATGGATAATCCAGAGTTAAAATCTGGCcatgaaacattttgttgtaGAAGATGGAGGAAGGTGATACCTCTGATGGTAACTTGAACACCGTACGTCCTCCATATACTTTCTTTCCCCCAGCATCCAAAGGGCTCCATATTAGCAGCTTTTTATTCTCTAAATAAATAATCCTTCTGATCATTTATTAAATGCTAAAttattttttgcagatgacacagtTATCTATTCATCTCCATCTCTAGTTTGAACCTATGGTTTATTCCAGTCTGCCACTATTCAAGTCAGCTGAAGCTGAGATGGTAAAATCTTAAGAATTGAGACATCTGATCAGAATTTGTCATTTAAACCCAAAGCTGGTTTCTAAGATCAGGTTCCTTTTTTAGAAATGAGTGTTAGAACtcactttgttttcctttcttgtGTTCTGGTGATCAGGTCCGTATGAAGAAACCTGTCCTGAATCTAAAGAGGTTGGATACTGTCTACCATGCTACTTATTGGATAGTTTTTATATGTAATATCCATATAATCTGCTGGCCTGATAGATCCTCATTTCCGGGCCTCTGTATAAACCCCATCATGGTCTGCTCACTGCAGGAGCTTCTCAGATGTCTGTCGCTGAGTCTGATTCAGGGCTggacaatattttattaatatactGTCATCATAATAAGTGTTGTGAACTGATGTcatatttagccagttggacagaTTGCAGCAGATTCTCACACCGAACACTAATGACTTTGCCCAAAATGCTgaaggtcacagagtgatggGACCACAGATGAGACCGAGGACAGAAGAGAATAGGCAGATATGGCGGCTGATATGTCGTCGTAGTATTTTGTAATAGCGTGCAGCCGTggcctgaactgtggtcctGCTTTGCCTTCTCTCTCAGATAAGGACGCTGGGCGTCAGGACTCGGGTTCTGGTCTGGCCCAGACGCTACAGCAGGAGTTCTCCCTGGTCAACCTGCAGATCCGGAACGTCAACGTGGAGGTGAGGCTCAGGAAGCCGGATTGTCGCTGCGTTTGGGCCGATTTCTTTGCTCCACCTGTTTTATCTGTGCGTTTGCTCTCAGATGGATGCCATGAACCGGAGCTGCGTGGTGTCTGCTCATTTCGGCAGCCATCAGGTTCACCTGGTCGTCAAGTTTCCGGTTCAGTACCCCAACAACGCAGCACCCTCCTTTCAGTTTGTTTCCCCGACGACGATCCCCTCTGCCATGAAGATCAAGATCCAGAAGGTAAGTGAGGCACCGCGGTACCAGACAGACTCGGTCTGACCAACAGCTCCAGATGTGGATCACTGGGTTCTGTATCGGACAGTCTGAACTAGAGCTGAACGTTTCATTCAGAACATAAAGGAATTAACTCAGCGCAGCTTACAGTAGTTCCTACTGTAAACTCCTGATCCATCTCACTTTCTGCACGTATCATCTCAGAGCTCAATGTGAGGAACCTGGAGAAATGAAGTTTGAGCCCTGCAGCAGATCCAAGAGCCCTGGATTTGCTTCTGTAACAAGAACAAATCCAGGACATGAGAGATGCTTCGTCCTCTGAAGAAGCGGAAGATTCTTGTTGTTTGGGAATCTCTCTGTTGAAGCTGCATAATTTAAATAGCTGTGAGAGACCTTCAGGAATGAAAGCTGGATCAGAAGTTTATAACCGGATTATACTCTGACTACAGAGCTTAATGTCCTCCGTTGATGTCCTCACTGTCCTTGtggaataaaaactgaatccTGACGTCTCTgtcccagatcctgacagacaCATCTCTGCAGAAGGTGAAGAGGAACCAGAACTGTCTGGAGCCCTGTGTCCGGCAGCTTGTGTCCTGTTTAGAGTCGGATATGGTGAGAACATTAGAACCTGGGCCTTCAGACTGTCCTTTGAAGTTGCATCTCTACCTCTGGCGCCTCCTACAGGACTAACACATGAAGATGTTGGCTGTGTGTTGCACTGAACATGGCAGCCTGCAGAGAGCGCCAACATCAGCTGTTTGTTTACGTTTCTTTCCATCAGACTCAGGAGGATAGTCCTGCATCTGGCCCTTTTGTCCTGTCCAATCCTGTCACTCCGTCCCTGCAGGCGTTTCCTCGGGTCACCAGCACGTACGGCTCCTACCAGGTGACCTCCCTGTTCGCTAATGAAGATGACGAACCTGCTCTTCGGGAACATAATGATTATTTCCATTTCAGGACGCCAACATCCCGTTTCCTCGGACATCTGGAGCTCGTTTCTGTGGCACCGGCTGCCTGGTTTACTTCACCCGACCAATCACCATGCACCGCTCAGTGCCGCCCACAGAACCCACTCCCAGGTAAAGATCTCAGGCAGGTGTTCCTTCTGATGTAAGACAAGAAGCTGAATGGTCCACCTGGAGGAGGGTCAGATACATCAGTTTCCTCTGCTAACTGATCTGAACCTCGTTAGAGATGACTGAATAATGTTAACCGCTTTAATCAAGTTCATGCTGCTGcaatttaaaatcaattttcTCCTAATAATGGCCGTTTACACTAAAAGCTTCTGCAGATTATTTGGCAATAATCTCTTTCCAACAAGTAAAATGTTGTAAATTAGctaaatatttataaacaggCT is from Girardinichthys multiradiatus isolate DD_20200921_A chromosome 4, DD_fGirMul_XY1, whole genome shotgun sequence and encodes:
- the wdr59 gene encoding GATOR complex protein WDR59 isoform X1; the encoded protein is MKITWCFVDSWIGRKMAARWSSENVVVEFRDAQATAMSVDCLGSHAVLSGRRFLYMVNLEAPSEAPRKIGRHSKWDVGTVQWNPHRSEAHVFAASSNQRVDLYLWRDGCGEAHTSLQGHTRVISDLDWSRFDPELLVTSSVDTYIYIWDTRDTRKPTVALSAVAGAAQVKWNRRNQHLLASSHDGDVRIWDKRKPNTAVEYVAAHLSKIHGLDWHPDNEFIFATSSQDNSVRFWDYRQPRKYLNILSCQVPVWKARYTPFSNGLVTVMVPQLRRENSLLLWSTLDLNSPVHAFVGHDDVVLEFQWRPQKQGSKDSQLVTWSRDQTLRIWRVDPQLQKLCVSDMVEELMEGMTLTVESEKSLTSQESEGQQGVGPAADIMQDKDAGRQDSGSGLAQTLQQEFSLVNLQIRNVNVEMDAMNRSCVVSAHFGSHQVHLVVKFPVQYPNNAAPSFQFVSPTTIPSAMKIKIQKILTDTSLQKVKRNQNCLEPCVRQLVSCLESDMTQEDSPASGPFVLSNPVTPSLQAFPRVTSTYGSYQDANIPFPRTSGARFCGTGCLVYFTRPITMHRSVPPTEPTPRSLSALSAYHSGVLTPMKMRSESQSTLRLYSGSPTRSDKETVSISSFYYKERKLPICASRRWSVQTLHDWPKSRRFKTKREGVDYSSRPIKLAGKVIIQQISCLLPVHKTLGESYILNMNDIQETCQKNAAAALAVGRRDLAKVWALASAATSQDLSPDSDPDTETPWARHPFGRHLLETLLDHYSQMSDVQTLAMLCSVFRDQAPSLDGYALFGHHSSRLHSRYPSYTSSSVNSGSCSSTSDSITVSTWNTVRDPEHPNPWGESSPDDYRYGNQSYTDPRERERELHDMNKRLLDPANTLQFDDFKKCYGEILYRWGLRDKRANVLKFTSSPPEPHKGIEFGVYCCHCRSQARGTQCAVCKRLTFQCAICHVAVRGLSNFCLSCGHGGHTSHMMDWFRRQDECPAGCGCHCLLQSTF
- the wdr59 gene encoding GATOR complex protein WDR59 isoform X3, producing MKITWCFVDSWIGRKMAARWSSENVVVEFRDAQATAMSVDCLGSHAVLSGRRFLYMVNLEAPSEAPRKIGRHSKWDVGTVQWNPHRSEAHVFAASSNQRVDLYLWRDGCGEAHTSLQGHTRVISDLDWSRFDPELLVTSSVDTYIYIWDTRDTRKPTVALSAVAGAAQVKWNRRNQHLLASSHDGDVRIWDKRKPNTAVEYVAAHLSKIHGLDWHPDNEFIFATSSQDNSVRFWDYRQPRKYLNILSCQVPVWKARYTPFSNGLVTVMVPQLRRENSLLLWSTLDLNSPVHAFVGHDDVVLEFQWRPQKQGSKDSQLVTWSRDQTLRIWRVDPQLQKLCVSDMVEELMEGMTLTVESEKSLTSQESEGQQGVGPAADIMQDKDAGRQDSGSGLAQTLQQEFSLVNLQIRNVNVEMDAMNRSCVVSAHFGSHQVHLVVKFPVQYPNNAAPSFQFVSPTTIPSAMKIKIQKILTDTSLQKVKRNQNCLEPCVRQLVSCLESDMTQEDSPASGPFVLSNPVTPSLQAFPRVTSTYGSYQDANIPFPRTSGARFCGTGCLVYFTRPITMHRSVPPTEPTPRSLSALSAYHSGVLTPMKMRSESQSTLRLYSGSPTRSDKETVSISSFYYKERKSRRFKTKREGVDYSSRPIKLAGKVIIQQISCLLPVHKTLGESYILNMNDIQETCQKNAAAALAVGRRDLAKVWALASAATSQDLSPDSDPDTETPWARHPFGRHLLETLLDHYSQMSDVQTLAMLCSVFRDQAPSLDGYALFGHHSSRLHSRYPSYTSSSVNSGSCSSTSDSITVSTWNTVRDPEHPNPWGESSPDDYRYGNQSYTDPRERERELHDMNKRLLDPANTLQFDDFKKCYGEILYRWGLRDKRANVLKFTSSPPEPHKGIEFGVYCCHCRSQARGTQCAVCKRLTFQCAICHVAVRGLSNFCLSCGHGGHTSHMMDWFRRQDECPAGCGCHCLLQSTF